One genomic region from Sphingobacterium sp. UGAL515B_05 encodes:
- a CDS encoding glycoside hydrolase family 3 N-terminal domain-containing protein, with the protein MPNQLKSSLIISALSALYLHCSAQHINIYHKGWIDFKKNGKKDIYEDPKQKIASRVEDLLAQMTVQEKANQTVTLYGYGRVLKDEQPTAAWDKEIWKHGLANIDEMLNSLAYNKSAKSSFSYPFSRHAQALNNVQKWFVENTRLGIPVDFTNEGIHGLNHDRATSLPAPINIGSTWNTSLVRKAGDIIGREAKYLGYTNVYTPILDVSRDPRWGRVVETYGEDPFHIAEMGKQVVLGIQQNGVASTLKHYAVYSVPKGGRDGNARTDPHVGFREMHSLHLYPFKRVIKEAKPLGVMSSYNDYDGVPVSASSYFLQDLLRKDYGFEGYVVSDSEALEFIYNKHHVAANYKDAIKQALEAGLNVRTNFDPPSTYLTPLMELIEEGGLDIKILDQRVREVLTVKFKLGLFDHPLREDTAIADKKVHTPADEEVSLQINRESIVLLKNEQNLLPIDVNKYKRILVTGPMAEATNYTTSRYGPSNNPITTIKDGIINYAKTKALRVDYAKGVDVVDKNWPESEIIPTDLSSEELEKMADGVRLGKESDLIIAVMGESEREVGESRSRSDLNLPGKQRDYLMKLKETGKPIVLVLVNGRPLTVNWENKYLPAIVESWFLSNQSGNVLAEMLFGAYSPSGKLPISFPKSVGQVEMNFPTKPAAQAGQPGVGPNGWGNSRVVGFLYPFGYGLSYTDFSFSNLQLTKKQIRPTDSLTVTVDVENIGKRKGAEVVQLYIKDLLSSVTTYEMDLRGFEKVELNPGEKKTLQFMVLPAHLELLDRNNNWTVEPGKFELFIGNSSVNLPLKDSFEVVN; encoded by the coding sequence ATGCCTAATCAACTCAAAAGCAGCCTTATTATTTCAGCGCTCTCAGCCCTTTATTTGCATTGTTCTGCCCAGCACATCAACATTTACCATAAGGGTTGGATCGATTTTAAAAAAAATGGGAAAAAGGATATTTATGAAGACCCCAAACAGAAAATAGCCAGTCGCGTGGAGGATCTGTTGGCTCAAATGACTGTTCAAGAAAAGGCCAATCAGACGGTTACACTCTACGGTTATGGGCGGGTTTTGAAAGATGAGCAGCCCACTGCCGCTTGGGACAAAGAGATTTGGAAACACGGCTTGGCCAATATCGACGAAATGTTGAATAGCCTGGCTTATAATAAGTCGGCAAAAAGTTCATTTTCGTATCCCTTCAGCCGCCATGCGCAAGCCTTAAATAATGTTCAAAAATGGTTTGTGGAAAACACACGACTTGGTATTCCCGTTGATTTTACCAATGAGGGGATTCATGGACTCAATCATGATCGCGCTACCTCCCTGCCGGCGCCAATCAATATTGGAAGTACATGGAATACTTCACTGGTACGTAAAGCTGGCGATATAATTGGTAGGGAAGCCAAATATCTGGGCTATACCAATGTCTATACGCCTATTCTTGATGTTTCTAGAGATCCGCGCTGGGGAAGAGTGGTTGAAACCTATGGGGAAGATCCGTTTCATATCGCCGAAATGGGGAAACAAGTTGTTTTAGGAATTCAACAAAATGGCGTCGCATCCACATTGAAACATTATGCGGTCTATTCTGTGCCCAAAGGGGGAAGAGATGGCAATGCACGTACGGATCCTCATGTTGGCTTTCGTGAGATGCATTCGCTTCACCTCTATCCATTTAAAAGGGTCATAAAGGAAGCAAAACCTTTGGGAGTCATGAGTAGTTATAATGATTATGATGGCGTGCCTGTATCAGCCAGTAGCTATTTTTTACAGGACTTACTCCGAAAAGATTATGGTTTTGAAGGATATGTGGTGTCCGACAGTGAGGCGCTAGAGTTTATTTACAACAAACACCATGTTGCTGCAAACTATAAAGATGCTATTAAACAGGCATTAGAGGCGGGTTTGAATGTGCGGACAAATTTTGATCCACCGAGCACATATCTAACGCCACTAATGGAACTAATAGAAGAAGGAGGGCTGGATATCAAAATATTGGATCAGCGGGTTCGCGAAGTCCTGACCGTGAAATTTAAACTGGGTTTATTTGATCATCCATTGAGAGAAGATACAGCGATAGCCGATAAAAAGGTGCATACCCCCGCAGATGAAGAAGTATCACTTCAAATAAATAGGGAGTCAATTGTACTTTTGAAAAATGAACAGAATCTTCTTCCAATAGACGTGAATAAATACAAACGAATTTTGGTTACGGGACCAATGGCAGAGGCAACAAATTATACGACAAGTCGCTATGGACCTTCCAATAATCCGATCACAACCATCAAAGATGGGATCATAAACTATGCAAAAACAAAGGCACTTCGGGTTGATTATGCCAAAGGGGTAGATGTCGTGGATAAAAACTGGCCTGAGAGTGAGATTATTCCAACAGACTTGTCAAGCGAGGAGCTGGAAAAGATGGCCGACGGTGTTCGTCTCGGTAAAGAATCTGACCTAATCATAGCCGTAATGGGCGAGTCGGAACGGGAAGTCGGTGAAAGTCGGTCGCGGTCAGATCTAAATTTGCCCGGCAAGCAACGCGACTATTTAATGAAATTGAAGGAAACAGGTAAACCTATTGTGCTGGTACTTGTCAATGGCCGTCCGCTTACTGTCAATTGGGAAAATAAGTATCTACCTGCAATCGTAGAGAGTTGGTTTCTTAGCAATCAGTCGGGAAATGTTCTTGCCGAAATGCTGTTTGGAGCATATAGTCCTAGTGGAAAATTGCCTATTTCATTTCCAAAGTCCGTCGGACAGGTTGAAATGAATTTTCCGACCAAGCCCGCTGCACAGGCGGGGCAGCCTGGGGTCGGGCCCAATGGCTGGGGAAACAGCCGGGTTGTTGGCTTTTTATACCCTTTTGGATATGGATTAAGCTACACCGATTTTAGTTTTTCAAATTTACAACTCACCAAGAAACAGATCAGACCAACAGATTCTCTAACAGTTACGGTTGATGTTGAGAACATAGGAAAGAGGAAAGGTGCCGAAGTCGTTCAGCTTTATATCAAAGATTTGCTGTCTTCGGTAACGACTTATGAGATGGATTTGCGTGGATTCGAAAAAGTTGAACTTAATCCAGGGGAGAAGAAGACCTTACAGTTTATGGTCTTACCTGCCCATCTTGAACTTTTGGATCGCAATAATAACTGGACAGTTGAACCCGGCAAATTTGAACTATTTATCGGTAATTCTTCTGTTAATCTCCCGCTTAAAGATTCATTTGAAGTAGTCAATTAG
- a CDS encoding NifU family protein: protein MATINVYTESTPNPSTMKFLVNKLLINGSVDFPNKEAAQDSPFALELFKFNFVNGVFFASNFVTITKTDDAEWEDIEALLKDFVKGAVESELAVKTVHHDAEVNFEGTETEVKIQQVLHDYVRPAVEQDGGAIHYKSFNEGIVTVELKGSCSGCPSSTITLKAGIEGLLKRMVPEVTEVVAEAM, encoded by the coding sequence ATGGCTACGATTAACGTATATACAGAGTCTACACCCAACCCTTCTACAATGAAGTTCTTGGTCAATAAATTGTTGATCAACGGTAGTGTGGATTTTCCAAATAAAGAAGCAGCACAAGATTCACCGTTTGCACTTGAATTATTCAAATTTAACTTTGTAAATGGGGTATTTTTTGCGAGTAATTTTGTGACCATTACCAAAACTGATGATGCGGAATGGGAAGACATTGAAGCCTTGCTAAAAGACTTTGTAAAAGGTGCTGTAGAGTCTGAACTTGCTGTAAAAACGGTACACCATGATGCCGAGGTTAATTTTGAAGGCACCGAAACTGAAGTAAAGATACAACAAGTATTACATGATTATGTAAGACCTGCTGTTGAACAAGATGGTGGAGCAATCCATTATAAATCCTTCAACGAAGGTATTGTGACAGTTGAACTAAAAGGTTCTTGCAGTGGCTGTCCATCTTCGACAATCACATTAAAAGCAGGAATTGAGGGCTTGTTGAAACGCATGGTTCCAGAAGTGACTGAAGTTGTCGCTGAGGCCATGTAA
- the purB gene encoding adenylosuccinate lyase, translating into MALSSLTAVTPIDGRYYNNTNELSAFFSEFALIKYRVRVEVEYFIALSESGIAQLQQFDKTLNEKLRDIYRNFSEEDAIWIKNTEKVTNHDVKAVEYFLKDQFEKLGLQDYLEFIHFGLTSQDINNTAIPLSWKEAIKESYTPAIEELLHELKSLATSWSDIPMLARTHGQPASPTRLGKEFYVFIERIERQLQLLHQVPYSAKFGGATGNFNAHHVAYPATNWINFGNNFVNNILGLDRSQTTTQIEHYDNFAASCDALKRINNIVIDLCRDIWTYISMEYFKQKITAGQIGSSAMPHKVNPIDFENAEGNLGIANAIFEHLAAKLPVSRLQRDLTDSTVLRNIGVPFAHTLIAIKSTLRGLRKLILNEQALANDLENNWAVVAEALQTILRREGYPKPYEALKDLTRTNTHVTKETIATFVDNLNVSAEVKEELKAISPSNYTGVTL; encoded by the coding sequence ATGGCTTTATCATCTTTAACAGCAGTTACGCCTATTGACGGACGCTATTACAATAATACCAATGAACTTTCAGCATTTTTTTCCGAATTTGCTTTAATAAAATATCGTGTACGCGTAGAAGTCGAGTATTTTATTGCATTAAGTGAATCCGGCATTGCTCAATTGCAACAGTTTGACAAAACACTCAATGAAAAATTGCGGGATATCTACCGGAATTTTTCTGAAGAAGATGCCATTTGGATCAAAAACACAGAGAAAGTTACAAACCATGATGTTAAAGCTGTTGAATATTTTCTAAAGGATCAATTCGAAAAATTAGGATTACAGGACTACCTTGAATTCATTCATTTCGGTTTGACTTCACAAGATATCAATAATACAGCGATTCCACTTTCCTGGAAAGAAGCCATTAAAGAAAGCTATACACCGGCAATCGAAGAGTTGCTTCATGAGTTAAAATCATTAGCAACGTCATGGTCAGACATCCCGATGTTGGCACGTACCCACGGACAACCTGCATCTCCAACTCGCTTGGGTAAAGAGTTTTATGTTTTTATCGAGCGCATAGAACGTCAATTGCAACTATTACATCAAGTACCGTATTCAGCGAAATTTGGTGGTGCAACTGGTAATTTTAATGCACATCACGTTGCATATCCAGCGACAAATTGGATCAATTTTGGTAATAATTTTGTAAACAATATCTTGGGCTTAGACCGTTCACAAACGACCACACAGATTGAGCATTACGATAACTTTGCTGCAAGCTGTGATGCCTTAAAACGGATAAACAATATTGTCATCGATTTATGCCGTGACATTTGGACATATATTTCGATGGAATATTTTAAACAAAAAATCACTGCGGGCCAAATCGGTTCTTCGGCGATGCCACATAAAGTCAACCCAATTGACTTTGAAAATGCAGAAGGAAATTTAGGTATTGCAAATGCAATTTTTGAACACCTTGCGGCTAAATTACCTGTTTCCCGTCTTCAACGGGATTTAACAGATTCTACGGTATTACGTAATATTGGTGTTCCATTTGCACATACCCTAATTGCTATTAAATCGACTTTGAGAGGGTTACGCAAATTGATTTTAAACGAACAGGCATTGGCTAACGATCTTGAAAATAATTGGGCTGTTGTTGCGGAGGCACTACAAACTATATTAAGAAGGGAAGGCTATCCAAAGCCGTATGAAGCTTTAAAGGACTTAACACGTACCAACACACATGTTACAAAAGAAACGATTGCAACATTTGTTGATAATCTCAATGTATCAGCCGAAGTTAAAGAGGAACTGAAAGCGATCAGTCCTTCTAACTACACAGGTGTCACTTTGTAA
- a CDS encoding acyl-CoA dehydrogenase family protein yields MFDKVKNIMDLAKSIDFGKLEEISKKVDLGAVMDAVSKMDDKQLHGLMKMLSAGKEKKELPPINGDFYAMDSKLNDSDRALQLKVREFMETEVKPIVNKYWLRDEFPFEIVPKLAALNICGYTYDGYGCMGGSSLMEGIIAAEIARVDASVATFFGVQSGLAMGSIYICGSEEQKQEWLPKMQQMQVIGAFGLTEPEVGSGAAGGLTTTCRKTAEGWVLNGQKKWIGNSTFSDITIVWARDLDDGEVKGFIVRKDNPGFTVEKIKDKMALRIVQNGLITLANCIVPESDRLQNANSFKDTGKVLQMTRAGVAWMAVGCARGAYENALDYTRKRKQFGKPIASFQLIQNHLVEMLSNLTAMQTLVFRLSELQDKGELKDEHASLAKVFCSLRTRDIVSKAREVMGGNGILLEYNVARFLADAEAIYSYEGTKEINSLIVGRSITGFSAFV; encoded by the coding sequence ATGTTTGATAAAGTAAAGAATATAATGGATTTGGCAAAATCAATAGACTTTGGCAAATTGGAAGAAATATCGAAGAAAGTGGATTTGGGAGCAGTCATGGATGCCGTATCAAAAATGGATGATAAGCAGCTTCATGGTTTAATGAAAATGCTAAGTGCAGGAAAAGAAAAAAAGGAATTACCGCCTATTAATGGTGATTTCTATGCTATGGATAGCAAATTAAACGATTCAGATCGTGCATTGCAATTGAAGGTAAGGGAGTTTATGGAGACTGAAGTCAAGCCAATTGTCAATAAATATTGGTTAAGAGATGAGTTCCCTTTTGAAATAGTACCGAAACTAGCAGCTTTAAATATTTGTGGCTATACATACGATGGGTATGGCTGTATGGGGGGAAGTTCATTAATGGAAGGGATCATAGCGGCGGAGATAGCACGGGTAGATGCATCTGTAGCGACTTTCTTTGGCGTACAGAGTGGTTTAGCCATGGGATCAATTTATATTTGCGGATCCGAAGAGCAAAAACAAGAGTGGCTGCCCAAAATGCAGCAGATGCAAGTGATCGGTGCTTTTGGTTTAACAGAGCCCGAAGTAGGGTCGGGAGCAGCAGGCGGATTGACAACGACCTGTAGGAAGACAGCCGAAGGTTGGGTCTTAAATGGTCAAAAAAAATGGATCGGGAATTCCACCTTTTCCGATATCACAATCGTATGGGCAAGGGATCTTGATGATGGCGAAGTTAAGGGGTTTATTGTACGAAAGGATAATCCAGGTTTTACAGTTGAAAAAATTAAAGATAAGATGGCTTTGCGCATTGTGCAGAATGGCCTTATTACTTTAGCGAATTGTATCGTTCCAGAAAGTGATCGCCTGCAAAATGCAAATTCCTTTAAAGATACAGGAAAGGTTCTTCAGATGACGCGAGCAGGTGTCGCTTGGATGGCCGTAGGATGTGCGCGGGGTGCTTATGAAAATGCCTTGGATTATACGCGTAAAAGGAAGCAATTTGGTAAACCAATCGCTTCTTTTCAGCTTATTCAAAATCACCTGGTTGAAATGTTGTCCAATTTAACAGCTATGCAAACGCTTGTCTTCAGATTATCTGAATTACAGGATAAGGGTGAACTAAAAGATGAACATGCCTCGCTGGCCAAAGTCTTCTGTTCTTTACGTACGAGAGATATTGTTTCCAAGGCGCGAGAGGTCATGGGCGGAAACGGTATTCTGTTGGAGTATAATGTCGCAAGGTTTTTGGCCGATGCCGAAGCAATTTATTCCTATGAGGGGACAAAAGAAATCAATTCACTCATAGTTGGTAGAAGTATAACTGGATTTAGTGCCTTTGTTTAG
- a CDS encoding META domain-containing protein, with protein sequence MNFKNIAILAILIVSLGSCSVIKKNANEQNSDISMSSVIGKKWQLIEINGQPVADQINGKMPYLQLDEKSYSASGGCNGIGGELTLSKNGKIKFAQGMSTMMACPDMSIEQALSKNLIAADNYTIKDGILSLIKAKMAPLAKFKLIQNNKQELSGTWELDYISGPRIAFDGLYPNRKPTMTFDAASGKVNGNSSCNNYNTTFKTNGNTINFGPIMSTKMACEGNGEATFFSTLEKVNTYSVNENTLTFIMGDIAIMRFKRK encoded by the coding sequence ATGAACTTTAAAAACATCGCCATATTGGCCATCTTAATCGTTAGTCTTGGAAGTTGCTCTGTGATCAAGAAGAACGCGAATGAGCAAAACTCAGACATTAGCATGTCGTCAGTAATTGGAAAAAAATGGCAATTGATTGAAATCAATGGACAGCCTGTAGCGGATCAGATCAACGGCAAAATGCCTTACCTGCAGCTAGACGAAAAAAGTTACAGTGCAAGTGGCGGATGTAATGGCATCGGTGGAGAATTGACTTTATCAAAAAATGGAAAGATTAAATTTGCTCAGGGCATGTCTACGATGATGGCCTGTCCGGATATGTCTATTGAACAAGCTTTATCCAAAAACCTGATTGCTGCAGATAATTATACGATTAAGGATGGCATTCTTAGCCTAATCAAAGCTAAGATGGCTCCCCTGGCAAAATTTAAGTTAATTCAGAACAATAAACAAGAACTTAGTGGAACTTGGGAACTTGATTATATTTCCGGCCCACGGATCGCTTTCGATGGCCTATATCCCAATCGTAAACCAACAATGACATTTGATGCTGCCAGTGGTAAAGTAAATGGAAATAGTAGCTGCAATAACTACAATACGACTTTTAAAACCAATGGAAATACCATTAATTTTGGCCCGATTATGTCAACGAAAATGGCCTGCGAAGGTAATGGTGAAGCAACCTTCTTTTCGACATTGGAAAAGGTAAACACCTATAGTGTAAACGAGAATACCTTGACATTTATCATGGGAGATATTGCTATTATGCGATTTAAACGGAAATAG